The following are encoded in a window of Saccharothrix longispora genomic DNA:
- a CDS encoding alpha/beta fold hydrolase, which translates to MTEPSAANGADAVVLARREDAALRLFAFPHAGGGHQSFAEWPDGLPEDVEVVSYTLPGRGRDLGGRPHAGWRELVDDLADLVVRHDDGTPFAFFGHSFGALVAFEVSRRLADEGLRTPGALFLSAHRAPHLPWGESARHSLPEAEFVDLVRAWGLVPEDLLADDELLRLILPPLRDDLRLDEEHVCATGDATGRRLAVRCVVYGGSEDRTVTPGELRAWRQHFTGTTHFDTEILPGGHFFTVTGRASLLDSISAHLDQVKKDVGPSISITGTAYPKPDRTIWARFREHVVSQPDVLALIDHPRQWTYRELDASATALAADLTDAGVTRGDVVGLLLPHSAEYCVGLLTCFGLGAPACLLEKNWPPSLLAGFLESADVRVVLTTPELVDLLPAAFREPGRVLVLDRDRWADAPADGREPVAFPEVEPTDIALISMTSGTSGTPKAVLNNHLGCLYCFDARYGLYPYAETSRDGLNAFFAWECLRPLLAGRSAVVIPDDHIFDPVRLVDTLEGSAITRAVVPPSLFETLLDHPVVGPTLVDRLAHMEVWFLMGEVVPTRVVDKAAALLPPHVRLVNSYSTWECLDVSFADLLPRPAGAVTRSAFAPAGRVLDGSAAVLLDADGEPVPRGGVGELHFAGPGVADGYLDDPVKTAERFVPCPPALAGSPFAGHTFYRTGDRARFLPDGGLEILGRTGDQVKVRGFKVSLRAVEHVLEDQDGVSRVIVRPVLDSRTNQPTGLLAYVVGEGGRPSETVLARSKRKARRDLPEYARPRHFIGLDALPIGKGDSRKLDLSALPPPPEEDGEEADRGGAAPTTMEQRVARAWQEVLGVPRAEPDDNFFDLGGDSLSASRLSGVLAERFGISLPVVDVFQHSTVRAMAEHCSRGSGPAAATARARRPHTTRLAVVGMAGRFPGAPDVESFWENLKNGVDSLTTFSAERLRAKGVPEEVLAHPEWVPAAQVVDDADKFDAGFWGIGRREAVMMDPQHRVFVETAWAALEQAGYARRGNPYGRRTGVFAACGIDGYLIHHLEGGSLKDPLDPAGVFLTEIGNEKDYVATRVAYLLDLGGPAVTVTSACSSALVAVAQAAQAITSGQCDMAVAGGSSITFPNFGYRYAEGLVGSVDGHVRPFDDAASGTLFGDAVGAVVLKRLDLAIEDGDHVWAVLTGFGVSNDGRLKAGYAAPSARAQTQCISDAIAMAGIGSEQVSYVECHATATHVGDAIEVKGLHDAFAEHRGPDAPAGARTALGSVKGNIGHANCAAGITGFIKAVLCLHHRTLVPTVNYATLNPKLVDHVDADGSPFTVQQALEEWTVADPATQLPRRAGVSSFGIGGTNAHVVLEEAPPVEPGGPDPRTPHLVTVSARSEGAFRRNADALARFLEGLPADELGPAIRSLHVRRESHTLRASAVVPAGDLDALRRLRDEPPRTTVPTGHAATVAFTFSGQGSQTAGMARGLYRGGADGGRFRRHFDVACARLAPHLPDDPAALVLGADDTSVLRPTTTQCGLFAVEYALASTLVDVGVVPVAVAGHSIGEYAAAVVSGVLALEEAAELVAVRALATEELVGEGGGRVGGMLSVVGDEDVLLDLVDSREDVWLAAVNAPGQIVLSGTEPALREISEALARGGATCRSVPVSHPFHSDLVAPVAERVAAAAARFDARAPEVPLAANLTGTWLAPRHRPDAHWGAHVTSTVRWRDDVAALLKWEPDIVLEIGPGAVLTSFTHKLLKHLGDASSTPVATMPRAKDPGADDEVAFLDALGQLWCQGVELDFEAFHDRPGARRPTHRPLPTYSFDRTSHWTRPQASIHVDDEVRDPGPAAGDAPGRLVRHTAKPGARVTLYCFPYAGGGPAAFRSWARSAPAWLDVVAVGPPRSGDDAAALAELAADLRADAGAGAVAFCGLSFGASLVLDLLSGPLADWRDRVLAVSAVGRAPLAGEVVAADAESFLMVPEELRDDERWQRDVLPLLRADLAFDARSAQRVAERPGPVLDCPLQVHCGTDDPSFPAASAHEWADVTSSPVVDVHLHTGSHDFMLHRRERVLEQIVALLDRLAPADAGDALHEVRWTPVAPTTGPREIPWTDLDRAGTAATTRFLLDTLTGPDAEAAVLLRPAPDVPANRHCAVLLDLARSLVTGGARGRLVLVVPARPNSGLVAGLTRSLALEEPGLAVQRVHVRGLPEDVDHPVPDLLVRELLRSVSRHPLEADLLTGGAPSGGTLSGGVLLGRRLLPAALPDLPPGTLGAAEGGYLVTGGTGGIGRVVVDWLLHTQGVAPERVIVTGRTAPVDLRRGVRFVELDLARPLDAAAGIGPLAGIVHLAGALDDGVLTNLDASRFDAVLAPKLALAGLVDLGRACGAPWITAFSSTSALLGSAGQANYAAANAWVDARATWSAPDDGPAVVSVAWGTWGEVGMAARNTRALDAARDGGETPLTTGRALALLGRVVGAQLSGAAGRHFAACDVDWGRGPWAGTPLVSMLPAGRRPDRARPAEVVLSAPKSPAAPRADDRHDDPVHAFLNGYVHQWDESKQLADLGLDSLDFVRMRGDFARVFGKDVPLTAIARPDQRLGDLHSLLSDY; encoded by the coding sequence ATGACAGAACCCAGCGCCGCGAACGGCGCGGACGCCGTCGTGCTCGCCCGGCGCGAGGACGCGGCCCTGCGGCTGTTCGCCTTCCCGCACGCCGGGGGCGGGCACCAGAGCTTCGCCGAGTGGCCCGACGGGCTTCCCGAGGACGTCGAGGTCGTCTCGTACACCCTGCCCGGCCGGGGCCGTGACCTGGGCGGACGTCCGCACGCGGGATGGCGGGAACTCGTGGACGACCTGGCCGACCTGGTCGTGCGGCACGACGACGGGACGCCGTTCGCGTTCTTCGGCCACAGCTTCGGCGCGCTGGTCGCGTTCGAGGTCTCCCGCCGCCTGGCCGACGAGGGCCTGCGCACCCCCGGGGCGTTGTTCCTGTCCGCGCACCGGGCGCCGCACCTGCCGTGGGGCGAGTCGGCGCGGCATTCCTTACCCGAGGCCGAGTTCGTCGACCTCGTGCGCGCGTGGGGGCTCGTCCCGGAAGACCTCCTGGCCGACGACGAACTGCTCCGGCTGATCCTCCCACCCCTGCGCGACGACCTCCGGCTCGACGAGGAGCACGTCTGCGCGACCGGTGACGCGACCGGTCGCCGACTGGCCGTCCGGTGCGTCGTGTACGGCGGTTCCGAGGACCGGACGGTGACCCCGGGAGAACTGCGGGCGTGGCGGCAGCACTTCACCGGCACAACACACTTCGACACCGAGATCCTGCCCGGCGGTCATTTCTTCACCGTTACCGGGCGAGCCTCTCTGCTGGACAGCATCAGCGCACATCTCGATCAGGTGAAAAAGGACGTCGGCCCGTCGATCAGCATCACGGGAACGGCGTACCCGAAACCCGATCGGACGATCTGGGCGCGTTTCCGGGAACACGTGGTGTCACAGCCCGACGTCCTCGCGCTCATTGATCACCCCCGGCAGTGGACCTACCGCGAACTCGACGCGAGCGCGACGGCCCTGGCGGCCGACCTGACCGACGCGGGCGTCACGCGGGGTGACGTCGTCGGCCTGCTGCTGCCCCACTCGGCCGAGTACTGCGTCGGCCTGCTCACCTGCTTCGGCCTCGGCGCGCCCGCGTGCCTGCTGGAGAAGAACTGGCCGCCCTCGCTGCTCGCCGGGTTCCTGGAGAGCGCCGACGTCCGGGTCGTGCTGACCACCCCGGAGCTCGTGGACCTCCTCCCCGCCGCGTTCCGCGAACCGGGACGGGTGCTCGTGCTCGACCGCGACCGCTGGGCGGACGCCCCGGCGGACGGGCGGGAACCGGTGGCGTTCCCCGAGGTGGAGCCGACCGACATCGCGCTGATCTCGATGACGTCCGGCACGTCCGGCACGCCGAAGGCGGTGCTCAACAACCACCTCGGCTGCCTCTACTGCTTCGACGCCCGCTACGGGCTGTACCCGTACGCGGAGACCTCCCGCGACGGCCTGAACGCCTTCTTCGCCTGGGAGTGCCTCAGGCCGCTGCTGGCGGGCAGGTCGGCGGTCGTGATCCCGGACGACCACATCTTCGACCCCGTGCGGCTCGTGGACACCCTGGAGGGGTCCGCCATCACCCGCGCCGTGGTGCCGCCCTCGCTGTTCGAGACCCTGCTCGACCACCCCGTCGTGGGTCCGACGCTGGTGGACCGGTTGGCGCACATGGAAGTCTGGTTCCTGATGGGCGAGGTCGTGCCCACCCGGGTCGTCGACAAGGCCGCCGCCCTGCTGCCGCCGCACGTGCGGCTGGTCAACTCCTACAGCACGTGGGAGTGCCTGGACGTCTCGTTCGCCGACCTGCTCCCCCGCCCCGCCGGCGCGGTCACCCGGTCGGCGTTCGCGCCCGCCGGCCGCGTCCTCGACGGCAGCGCGGCGGTGCTGCTCGACGCCGACGGCGAACCCGTGCCCCGCGGCGGCGTCGGCGAGCTGCACTTCGCCGGTCCCGGTGTCGCCGACGGCTACCTCGACGACCCGGTGAAGACCGCCGAGCGGTTCGTGCCGTGCCCGCCCGCGCTGGCCGGCTCCCCGTTCGCCGGGCACACCTTCTACCGCACGGGCGACCGCGCCCGGTTCCTGCCGGACGGCGGCCTGGAGATCCTCGGCCGCACCGGCGACCAGGTCAAGGTGCGCGGGTTCAAGGTGTCGCTGCGGGCCGTCGAGCACGTCCTGGAGGACCAGGACGGGGTGTCCCGCGTCATCGTGCGGCCGGTGCTGGACAGCCGCACGAACCAGCCGACGGGCCTGCTGGCCTACGTCGTGGGCGAGGGCGGCCGGCCCTCGGAGACCGTGCTGGCCCGCTCGAAGCGCAAGGCCAGGCGCGACCTGCCGGAGTACGCCCGGCCGCGGCACTTCATCGGCCTCGACGCGCTGCCGATCGGCAAGGGCGACTCGCGCAAGCTCGACCTGTCGGCCCTGCCCCCGCCGCCGGAGGAGGACGGCGAGGAGGCCGACCGCGGCGGCGCCGCGCCCACCACCATGGAACAGCGCGTCGCGCGGGCGTGGCAGGAGGTGCTCGGCGTGCCGAGGGCCGAGCCCGACGACAACTTCTTCGACCTGGGCGGCGATTCGCTCAGCGCGTCGCGGCTGTCGGGCGTGCTGGCCGAGCGGTTCGGCATCTCCCTGCCCGTCGTCGACGTCTTCCAGCACAGCACCGTGCGGGCCATGGCCGAGCACTGCTCGCGGGGTTCCGGCCCGGCCGCCGCCACGGCGCGCGCCCGCCGCCCGCACACCACCCGGCTGGCCGTCGTCGGCATGGCGGGGCGCTTCCCCGGCGCGCCGGACGTCGAGTCGTTCTGGGAGAACCTCAAGAACGGCGTGGACTCGCTGACCACGTTCAGCGCCGAGCGCCTGCGCGCCAAGGGCGTCCCGGAGGAGGTCCTCGCGCACCCGGAGTGGGTGCCCGCGGCCCAGGTGGTCGACGACGCGGACAAGTTCGACGCGGGCTTCTGGGGCATCGGACGGCGCGAGGCCGTGATGATGGACCCGCAGCACCGGGTGTTCGTCGAGACGGCGTGGGCCGCGCTCGAACAGGCCGGGTACGCGCGGCGCGGCAACCCCTACGGGCGGCGCACCGGCGTGTTCGCGGCGTGCGGCATCGACGGCTACCTGATCCACCACCTGGAGGGCGGCAGCCTCAAGGACCCGCTGGACCCGGCCGGGGTGTTCCTCACCGAGATCGGCAACGAGAAGGACTACGTCGCGACCCGGGTTGCCTACCTGCTCGACCTCGGCGGCCCCGCGGTGACCGTGACGTCGGCGTGCAGCAGCGCACTGGTCGCGGTGGCGCAGGCCGCGCAGGCGATCACGTCCGGCCAGTGCGACATGGCCGTGGCCGGCGGGTCGTCGATCACCTTCCCGAACTTCGGCTACCGCTACGCCGAAGGTCTGGTGGGCAGCGTGGACGGCCACGTGCGCCCGTTCGACGACGCGGCGAGCGGCACGCTGTTCGGCGACGCCGTCGGCGCGGTCGTGCTCAAACGCCTGGACCTGGCGATCGAGGACGGGGACCACGTCTGGGCCGTCCTCACCGGCTTCGGCGTGTCCAACGACGGCCGGCTGAAGGCGGGCTACGCCGCGCCGAGCGCGCGGGCCCAGACCCAGTGCATCTCCGACGCCATCGCCATGGCGGGCATCGGCTCAGAGCAGGTGTCGTACGTGGAGTGCCACGCGACCGCCACGCACGTCGGCGACGCCATCGAGGTCAAGGGGCTGCACGACGCGTTCGCCGAGCACCGGGGCCCCGACGCGCCGGCGGGCGCCCGCACCGCGCTGGGCAGCGTCAAGGGCAACATCGGCCACGCGAACTGCGCGGCGGGCATCACCGGGTTCATCAAGGCGGTCCTGTGCCTGCACCACCGCACGCTGGTGCCCACGGTGAACTACGCGACGCTCAACCCGAAGCTGGTCGACCACGTGGACGCCGACGGCTCGCCGTTCACCGTGCAGCAGGCCCTCGAGGAGTGGACCGTGGCCGACCCGGCGACCCAGCTCCCCCGGCGCGCGGGGGTGTCGAGTTTCGGGATCGGCGGCACGAACGCGCACGTCGTGCTCGAAGAGGCCCCGCCGGTCGAACCGGGCGGACCGGACCCCCGCACCCCGCACCTGGTCACGGTGTCCGCGCGGAGCGAGGGCGCGTTCCGGCGCAACGCCGACGCGCTGGCACGGTTCCTGGAGGGCCTGCCCGCCGACGAGTTGGGCCCCGCGATCAGGTCCCTGCACGTCCGCCGCGAGTCGCACACCCTGCGCGCGAGCGCCGTCGTCCCCGCGGGTGACCTCGACGCCCTGCGCCGGCTGCGCGACGAGCCGCCCCGGACCACCGTGCCGACGGGGCACGCGGCCACCGTGGCGTTCACCTTCTCCGGGCAGGGTTCGCAGACCGCGGGCATGGCGCGCGGCCTCTACCGGGGCGGCGCGGACGGCGGCCGGTTCCGCCGGCACTTCGACGTGGCCTGCGCGCGACTGGCCCCCCACCTGCCGGACGACCCGGCGGCCCTGGTCCTCGGCGCGGACGACACCTCCGTGCTGCGGCCGACGACGACGCAGTGCGGCCTGTTCGCGGTGGAGTACGCACTCGCGAGCACCCTGGTGGACGTCGGCGTCGTCCCCGTCGCCGTCGCCGGGCACAGCATCGGCGAGTACGCCGCGGCCGTCGTGTCGGGCGTGCTGGCGCTGGAGGAGGCCGCCGAACTGGTGGCGGTGCGGGCGCTGGCCACCGAGGAGCTCGTCGGCGAGGGCGGCGGGCGCGTCGGCGGGATGCTCAGCGTCGTCGGCGACGAGGACGTGCTCCTCGACCTGGTGGACAGCCGGGAGGACGTGTGGCTCGCCGCGGTCAACGCGCCCGGTCAGATCGTTCTGTCGGGGACGGAGCCCGCCCTGCGGGAAATCTCGGAAGCACTCGCGCGCGGCGGCGCGACGTGCAGGTCGGTGCCCGTGTCGCACCCCTTCCACAGCGACCTGGTGGCCCCGGTCGCCGAACGGGTCGCCGCCGCGGCGGCGCGGTTCGACGCCCGCGCGCCCGAGGTGCCGCTGGCGGCCAACCTGACCGGGACCTGGCTCGCCCCCCGCCACCGGCCCGACGCGCACTGGGGCGCGCACGTCACGTCGACCGTGCGGTGGCGCGACGACGTGGCCGCGCTGCTGAAGTGGGAACCCGACATCGTGCTGGAGATCGGGCCGGGTGCGGTGCTCACCTCGTTCACCCACAAGCTGCTCAAGCACCTCGGCGACGCGTCGTCGACGCCCGTGGCGACCATGCCGAGGGCGAAGGACCCCGGCGCGGACGACGAGGTGGCGTTCCTGGACGCACTCGGGCAGCTGTGGTGCCAGGGCGTCGAGCTGGACTTCGAGGCGTTCCACGACCGCCCGGGAGCACGCCGGCCGACCCACCGGCCGCTGCCGACCTACAGCTTCGACCGGACCAGCCACTGGACGAGGCCCCAGGCGTCCATCCACGTCGACGACGAGGTCCGGGACCCCGGACCGGCCGCCGGGGACGCGCCGGGCCGGCTGGTCCGGCACACCGCCAAGCCGGGTGCGCGGGTCACGCTGTACTGCTTCCCCTACGCGGGCGGCGGCCCGGCCGCGTTCCGGTCGTGGGCGCGCTCCGCCCCCGCGTGGCTGGACGTCGTCGCGGTCGGACCGCCCCGGTCGGGCGACGACGCGGCGGCGCTCGCGGAGCTGGCCGCCGACCTGCGGGCGGACGCCGGCGCCGGCGCCGTGGCGTTCTGCGGCCTGAGCTTCGGCGCGTCGCTCGTGCTGGACCTGCTGAGCGGCCCGCTCGCCGACTGGCGCGACCGGGTGCTGGCGGTGTCCGCCGTGGGCCGCGCCCCGCTCGCCGGCGAGGTGGTCGCCGCGGATGCCGAGTCGTTCCTGATGGTGCCCGAGGAGCTGCGCGACGACGAGCGGTGGCAGCGGGACGTCCTGCCGCTGCTGCGCGCCGACCTGGCGTTCGACGCCCGCTCGGCGCAACGGGTGGCCGAGCGGCCTGGTCCGGTGCTGGACTGCCCGCTCCAGGTGCACTGCGGCACGGACGACCCGTCGTTCCCCGCCGCGTCCGCGCACGAGTGGGCCGACGTCACGAGCAGCCCGGTCGTGGACGTGCACCTGCACACCGGCTCGCACGACTTCATGCTGCACCGCCGCGAGCGGGTGCTGGAGCAGATCGTCGCCCTCCTCGACCGCCTCGCCCCGGCCGACGCCGGGGACGCCTTGCACGAGGTGCGCTGGACGCCCGTCGCGCCGACGACCGGACCGCGGGAGATCCCGTGGACCGACCTCGACCGCGCGGGGACGGCCGCGACGACCCGGTTCCTGCTCGACACCCTGACCGGTCCCGACGCCGAGGCGGCCGTGCTGCTGCGACCGGCCCCGGACGTGCCGGCGAACCGGCACTGCGCGGTGCTGCTGGACCTCGCGCGGTCCCTCGTCACCGGTGGGGCGCGCGGCCGGCTGGTCCTGGTGGTGCCCGCCCGCCCGAACAGCGGCCTGGTGGCCGGCCTGACGCGGTCGCTGGCGCTGGAGGAGCCCGGCCTGGCGGTGCAGCGCGTCCACGTGCGGGGCCTGCCGGAGGACGTGGACCACCCGGTGCCCGACCTGCTGGTGCGCGAGCTGCTGCGGTCGGTGTCCCGCCACCCGCTGGAGGCCGACCTGCTCACCGGCGGGGCCCCGTCCGGCGGAACCCTGTCCGGCGGGGTCCTGCTGGGCCGCCGCCTCCTGCCCGCCGCGCTGCCGGACCTGCCGCCCGGCACGCTGGGCGCGGCCGAGGGCGGCTACCTGGTCACCGGCGGCACGGGCGGCATCGGACGGGTGGTCGTGGACTGGCTGCTGCACACCCAGGGCGTCGCCCCCGAACGGGTGATCGTGACCGGCCGGACGGCACCCGTCGACCTGCGCCGGGGCGTCCGGTTCGTCGAACTCGACCTCGCCCGGCCGCTCGACGCGGCGGCCGGTATCGGTCCGCTGGCCGGGATCGTGCACCTCGCCGGGGCGCTGGACGACGGCGTGTTGACCAACCTGGACGCCTCCCGGTTCGACGCCGTGCTCGCGCCCAAGCTCGCCCTGGCCGGGCTGGTCGACCTCGGCCGGGCGTGCGGCGCGCCGTGGATCACCGCCTTCTCCTCCACCAGCGCCCTGCTCGGCTCGGCGGGCCAGGCCAACTACGCGGCGGCCAACGCCTGGGTGGACGCCCGCGCCACGTGGTCCGCGCCCGACGACGGCCCCGCCGTCGTGTCCGTCGCCTGGGGCACCTGGGGCGAGGTGGGCATGGCGGCGCGCAACACCAGGGCGCTCGACGCGGCACGCGACGGCGGCGAGACGCCGTTGACCACGGGCCGCGCGCTGGCCCTGCTCGGCCGGGTCGTCGGCGCGCAGCTGTCCGGCGCGGCCGGGCGCCACTTCGCGGCCTGCGACGTGGACTGGGGGCGCGGCCCCTGGGCGGGCACACCGCTGGTGTCGATGCTGCCGGCCGGTCGGCGGCCCGACCGCGCCCGACCGGCCGAGGTCGTCCTGAGCGCGCCGAAGTCACCGGCCGCGCCCCGGGCCGACGACCGCCACGACGACCCCGTGCACGCGTTCCTCAACGGCTACGTCCACCAGTGGGACGAGTCGAAGCAGCTCGCCGACCTCGGGCTCGACTCGCTGGACTTCGTCCGGATGCGCGGCGACTTCGCCCGCGTGTTCGGCAAGGACGTGCCGCTGACCGCGATAGCGAGGCCCGACCAGCGCCTCGGGGACCTGCACTCGCTGCTGTCGGACTACTGA
- a CDS encoding FAD-dependent oxidoreductase: MTQSPSHPPAGRTFAMPDVVRQFRELVDEESHGGRVHDTVVIGGGAAGAGVLRDIASRGNGSALLVDRGPFGGETSSKTGKAIHPGIRYLRMGFHRLLLAAGLRRDPKIKQTPAQNLRSAWLDLKLVWYGTRERKILMDTTPDTVQEIPNVVFVLPDSPEKKWAVFFGISLYDLFTAVWAWLGGSPRGSRVKLFFDKRALHRELPHLAADSPALAGIQYWDGKASNDKSLVLKAIRDAYYRGTEAHPIRALSFVEVEHYEWRRDGARGYFLVTLLRRFDHDELPERVTVKAHTIANGAGPWLDRVRDRTTRPDGRRSVVYSRGSHLEATNRFIHESLSADPKLQVGLVPLNAERQHYLRPFHQNGIWYVQCTTTDRPHEDPDLVVPMEDEVEELLHSYNELVDDRWKITRSDVFHVFCGIRPLAASDGGEIAVKDLTRMFRITRHDRGGPVFDMVNIKLTEFRWAGREVVEQIAAELRRGGVKKLNPSTTHRLPFLTVEGEERFAVHRADHPRGDREFLREKVRHHVEHQLAYSYEDYLMNAGGIRDAVVFDEGGRCEIDLGVLDLVLAEMAAALGWDAARCAREWDRFAEVYTRNMAHCDLGDRVGDHPGPRAETSIVDTEDVEDAVDVRDVVGMQDAKSGAGD, encoded by the coding sequence GTGACGCAGTCGCCTTCCCACCCGCCGGCCGGGCGGACGTTCGCCATGCCGGACGTGGTCCGCCAGTTCCGCGAGCTGGTCGACGAGGAGTCGCACGGGGGCCGCGTCCACGACACCGTCGTCATCGGCGGCGGCGCGGCCGGCGCGGGCGTGCTGCGGGACATCGCCTCCCGCGGCAACGGCAGCGCCCTGCTCGTGGACCGCGGCCCGTTCGGCGGCGAGACGTCGAGCAAGACCGGCAAGGCGATCCACCCCGGCATCCGCTACCTGCGGATGGGCTTCCACCGGCTGTTGCTGGCGGCCGGCCTGCGCCGGGACCCCAAGATCAAGCAGACGCCGGCGCAGAACCTCCGGTCGGCGTGGCTGGACCTCAAGCTGGTCTGGTACGGCACGCGCGAGCGCAAGATCCTGATGGACACGACCCCGGACACCGTCCAGGAGATCCCCAACGTCGTGTTCGTGCTGCCGGACAGCCCGGAGAAGAAGTGGGCGGTCTTCTTCGGCATCTCGCTCTACGACCTGTTCACCGCGGTGTGGGCGTGGCTCGGCGGCTCGCCGCGCGGCAGCCGGGTGAAGCTGTTCTTCGACAAGCGCGCGCTGCACCGCGAGCTGCCCCACCTGGCGGCGGACTCCCCCGCGCTCGCCGGCATCCAGTACTGGGACGGCAAGGCCAGCAACGACAAGAGCCTGGTGCTCAAGGCGATCCGCGACGCCTACTACCGGGGCACGGAGGCCCACCCGATCCGGGCGCTGAGCTTCGTCGAGGTCGAGCACTACGAGTGGCGGCGGGACGGCGCGCGCGGGTACTTCCTGGTGACCCTGCTGCGCCGCTTCGACCACGACGAGCTGCCCGAGCGGGTCACCGTGAAGGCGCACACGATCGCCAACGGGGCCGGTCCCTGGCTGGACCGGGTGCGCGACCGGACGACGCGGCCCGACGGCAGGCGGTCCGTCGTGTACTCCCGGGGTTCGCACCTGGAGGCGACGAACCGGTTCATCCACGAGAGCCTGTCGGCGGACCCGAAGCTCCAGGTCGGCCTGGTGCCGCTGAACGCCGAGCGCCAGCACTACCTGCGCCCCTTCCACCAGAACGGCATCTGGTACGTCCAGTGCACGACGACGGACCGGCCGCACGAGGACCCGGACCTCGTCGTGCCGATGGAGGACGAGGTCGAGGAGCTGCTGCACTCCTACAACGAACTGGTCGACGACCGCTGGAAGATCACCCGGAGCGACGTGTTCCACGTGTTCTGCGGCATCCGGCCGCTGGCGGCGAGCGACGGCGGCGAGATCGCGGTCAAGGACCTGACCCGGATGTTCCGCATCACCCGGCACGACCGGGGCGGCCCGGTGTTCGACATGGTCAACATCAAGCTGACCGAGTTCCGCTGGGCCGGCCGCGAGGTCGTCGAGCAGATCGCCGCGGAGCTGCGCCGCGGCGGCGTCAAGAAGCTGAACCCCTCCACGACGCACCGGCTGCCGTTCCTGACGGTGGAGGGCGAGGAGCGGTTCGCCGTGCACCGCGCCGACCACCCGCGCGGCGACCGGGAATTCCTGCGGGAGAAGGTCCGCCACCACGTCGAGCACCAGCTGGCGTACAGCTACGAGGACTACCTGATGAACGCCGGCGGCATCCGGGACGCGGTGGTGTTCGACGAGGGCGGTCGCTGCGAGATCGACCTCGGCGTGCTCGACCTGGTGCTGGCGGAGATGGCGGCCGCGCTGGGCTGGGACGCCGCGCGGTGCGCCCGCGAGTGGGACCGGTTCGCGGAGGTCTACACCCGCAACATGGCGCACTGCGACCTGGGGGACCGCGTGGGCGACCACCCCGGACCCCGGGCTGAAACATCCATTGTGGACACCGAAGACGTCGAGGACGCCGTGGACGTGCGCGACGTCGTCGGCATGCAGGACGCCAAGTCCGGCGCGGGCGACTGA
- a CDS encoding NAD(P)-binding domain-containing protein: MYFERDASLHHVEEEVVAVVGYGIQGKAFAANLRDSGVRVVVGNREDEYREAAVADGFDTRPIAEAAAAASIVLLLIPDDAHPKVFAEDIAPNLRDGGLFVIAHGFSIRFGRITLPAGVDAALLAPKMFGKPIRQHYLDGSGVLAFLDVVQDVTGSALARTLSVAKAVGFTRYGVMPVSLATETELDLFQEQFLTPLLIDAVRIAYEVLVESGCERVPSLLDMHASGEMAEMLVEAMSAGLYEVIEQQGSPTCRFGVQRYLGKLVGDDLKAKGREILADIRDGGFVEALDEEAAAGYPSLDEYRAAYRASDVTKAHDELRAMLRSS; the protein is encoded by the coding sequence ATGTACTTCGAGCGGGACGCGAGTCTGCACCACGTCGAGGAGGAGGTCGTCGCCGTCGTCGGCTACGGCATCCAGGGCAAGGCGTTCGCCGCGAACCTCCGCGACAGCGGGGTGCGGGTCGTCGTCGGCAACCGGGAGGACGAGTACCGGGAGGCCGCGGTCGCGGACGGGTTCGACACGCGCCCGATCGCCGAGGCCGCCGCCGCCGCGTCGATCGTGCTGCTGCTGATCCCGGACGACGCGCACCCGAAGGTGTTCGCGGAGGACATCGCGCCGAACCTGCGCGACGGCGGCCTGTTCGTCATCGCGCACGGCTTCTCGATCCGGTTCGGGCGGATCACCCTGCCGGCGGGCGTCGACGCGGCGCTGCTGGCCCCGAAGATGTTCGGCAAGCCCATCCGGCAGCACTACCTGGACGGCTCGGGCGTGCTCGCGTTCCTCGACGTCGTCCAGGACGTGACGGGGTCTGCGCTGGCGCGGACCCTGTCGGTCGCCAAGGCCGTCGGCTTCACCCGCTACGGCGTGATGCCGGTGTCGCTGGCCACCGAGACGGAGCTGGACCTGTTCCAGGAGCAGTTCCTCACCCCGCTGCTCATCGACGCCGTCCGGATCGCCTACGAGGTGCTGGTCGAGTCCGGGTGCGAGCGCGTGCCGTCGCTGCTGGACATGCACGCCTCGGGCGAGATGGCCGAGATGCTGGTCGAGGCGATGTCGGCGGGCCTGTACGAGGTGATCGAGCAGCAGGGGTCGCCGACGTGCCGGTTCGGCGTCCAGCGCTACCTGGGCAAGCTGGTGGGCGACGACCTCAAGGCCAAGGGCCGGGAGATCCTCGCCGACATCAGGGACGGCGGCTTCGTCGAGGCGCTGGACGAGGAGGCCGCGGCCGGCTACCCGAGCCTGGACGAGTACCGGGCGGCCTACCGGGCGAGCGACGTGACCAAGGCGCACGACGAGCTGCGGGCGATGCTCCGCTCCTCCTGA